In Pollutimonas sp. M17, a single genomic region encodes these proteins:
- a CDS encoding 2-hydroxyacid dehydrogenase, whose protein sequence is MNRKQVLVYRALPDEQLERVRREHDVVVADPRIAGQEQAFLDALPNAQGLIGSSYPVDEALLARAPRLEVVSSISVGVDKYQLDALHRRGIVLCHTPGVLTETVADLLFAMMLATSRRILELGRYVQQGRWKRSIGQDMYGWDVHGKTLGILGYGRIGQALAQRAALGFNMPVLYHTRRPVASGLPEGKARSATLDEVLRQSDFIVVVLPLTAQTEGMIGEKEFASMKPGAILINGARGPIVQETALLDALDQGRLRAAGLDVFDIEPLPQDSPLRDHPKVLPLPHIGSATHETRQAMAVMAVDNLLLALRGEKPLAAYDTAGAA, encoded by the coding sequence ATGAATCGAAAGCAGGTATTGGTTTACAGAGCCTTGCCGGATGAGCAACTGGAGCGGGTACGGCGGGAACACGACGTGGTGGTCGCCGACCCGCGCATCGCGGGGCAGGAGCAGGCCTTCCTGGATGCCCTGCCGAATGCGCAGGGTCTGATCGGCTCCAGCTACCCCGTCGATGAGGCTTTGCTGGCGCGCGCGCCGCGGCTGGAAGTCGTCTCCAGCATTTCCGTCGGAGTTGATAAATACCAGCTGGACGCCTTGCATCGGCGCGGCATCGTCCTGTGCCATACGCCGGGCGTGCTGACCGAGACGGTGGCCGACCTGCTTTTCGCCATGATGCTGGCCACCAGCCGCCGCATTCTGGAACTGGGCCGTTATGTGCAGCAAGGCCGCTGGAAGCGCAGCATAGGCCAGGACATGTACGGCTGGGACGTGCATGGCAAGACGCTGGGCATCCTGGGCTATGGCCGGATCGGCCAGGCCCTGGCGCAGCGCGCGGCGCTGGGCTTCAATATGCCGGTGCTCTACCACACGCGCAGACCCGTCGCCAGCGGATTGCCCGAAGGCAAGGCGCGTTCCGCGACGCTGGACGAGGTGCTGCGGCAGTCCGACTTCATCGTCGTGGTCTTGCCCCTGACCGCGCAGACCGAGGGCATGATAGGCGAAAAGGAGTTCGCCTCGATGAAGCCGGGTGCCATACTGATCAACGGCGCGCGCGGCCCCATCGTGCAGGAGACGGCGCTGCTGGATGCCCTGGACCAGGGCCGCCTGCGCGCCGCGGGCCTGGATGTGTTCGACATCGAACCCCTGCCGCAGGATTCTCCGCTGCGGGATCATCCCAAGGTCCTGCCCTTGCCGCATATCGGCTCGGCAACGCATGAAACCCGGCAGGCGATGGCGGTCATGGCCGTCGACAACCTGCTGCTGGCCTTGCGAGGCGAGAAGCCGCTGGCGGCCTACGATACGGCGGGCGCCGCGTAA
- the edd gene encoding phosphogluconate dehydratase: protein MALNSVVHTVTERIIARSRKTRTAYLARSRAAYGKKIERSHLGCTNLAHAFAAMPDAEKQRLKEAARPNLAIVSSYNDMLSAHQPLASYPALIKQAAFAAGATAQFAGGVPAMCDGVTQGQTGMELSLFSRDVIAMATAVALSHQMFDAGLFLGVCDKIVPGLLIGALSFGHLPAIFVPAGPMATGISNSDKAHTRQLYAQGKIGRQELLESESQSYHGPGTCTFYGTANSNQMLMEIMGLHLPGSAFVPPNTALREALTRAAAQRALRISSQGEEFTPVAEVISEKAIVNGIVGLLATGGSTNHTLHLVAIARAAGIAVNWDDFSELSAAVPLLARVYPNGGADVNHFHAAGGIGLVIAELLKAGLLHEDVKTAAGDGLAHYTQEPYLDEGRLAWRPVTPVPLDTQVIRPVSNPFSPDGGLKLLQGNLGRAVIKVSAVKPEHRVVQAPAAVFDSQDELLAAYNRGELERDFIAVVRYQGPKANGMPELHKLTPALSVLQDRGFKVALVTDGRMSGASGKVPAAIHVSPEALAGGALAHVRDGDVLRLDAGAGELCVLAPADWARRATAPVDISGHQAGFGRELFASFRLHADAAEAGAGTFGHPDWSGPDEAAGQHAMPEPQSLPSYSEQ, encoded by the coding sequence ATGGCATTGAACAGCGTCGTCCACACCGTTACTGAACGGATCATCGCCCGCAGCCGCAAAACCAGGACCGCCTATCTGGCCCGCTCCCGCGCCGCCTACGGCAAGAAAATCGAGCGCAGCCACCTGGGCTGCACCAACCTGGCCCACGCCTTCGCCGCCATGCCCGATGCCGAAAAGCAGCGGCTCAAAGAAGCCGCCCGCCCCAACCTGGCCATCGTCTCCTCCTACAACGACATGCTCTCGGCCCATCAGCCGCTGGCCTCCTACCCCGCCCTCATCAAGCAGGCCGCCTTCGCCGCCGGCGCCACCGCCCAGTTCGCCGGCGGCGTGCCCGCCATGTGCGACGGCGTCACCCAGGGCCAGACCGGCATGGAGCTCAGCCTGTTCTCGCGCGACGTCATCGCCATGGCCACCGCCGTCGCCCTCAGCCACCAGATGTTCGACGCCGGCCTGTTCCTGGGCGTGTGCGACAAGATCGTTCCCGGCCTGCTGATCGGCGCCCTCTCCTTCGGCCACCTGCCGGCCATCTTCGTACCCGCCGGCCCTATGGCCACCGGCATATCCAACAGCGACAAGGCCCATACCCGCCAACTGTATGCCCAGGGCAAGATAGGCCGCCAAGAACTGCTGGAATCCGAATCCCAGTCCTATCACGGCCCCGGCACCTGCACCTTCTACGGCACGGCCAACTCCAACCAGATGCTCATGGAAATCATGGGCCTGCACCTGCCCGGCAGCGCCTTCGTCCCGCCCAATACCGCCCTGCGCGAAGCCCTCACCCGCGCCGCCGCGCAGCGTGCCTTGCGGATCAGCTCACAGGGCGAAGAATTCACGCCGGTGGCCGAAGTCATCAGCGAGAAAGCCATCGTCAACGGCATCGTCGGACTGCTGGCCACAGGCGGATCCACCAACCACACCCTGCACCTGGTCGCCATTGCGCGGGCCGCGGGCATCGCCGTCAACTGGGACGACTTCTCCGAACTGTCGGCGGCCGTGCCCTTGCTGGCGCGCGTCTATCCCAACGGCGGCGCGGACGTGAACCACTTCCATGCCGCCGGCGGCATCGGCCTGGTCATCGCGGAGCTGCTCAAGGCGGGCCTGCTGCACGAAGACGTGAAAACCGCGGCCGGCGACGGCCTGGCGCATTACACGCAGGAGCCCTATCTGGACGAAGGCAGGCTGGCCTGGCGGCCGGTCACCCCCGTTCCGCTGGACACCCAGGTCATACGGCCGGTCAGCAACCCCTTCAGCCCCGACGGCGGTTTGAAGCTGCTGCAAGGCAATCTGGGCCGCGCCGTCATCAAGGTATCGGCCGTCAAGCCCGAGCACCGGGTGGTCCAGGCGCCCGCCGCGGTGTTCGACAGCCAGGACGAGCTTCTGGCGGCATACAATAGAGGCGAACTGGAACGCGACTTCATCGCCGTCGTGCGCTACCAGGGCCCCAAGGCCAACGGCATGCCCGAACTGCACAAGCTGACCCCGGCGCTTTCCGTCTTGCAGGACCGCGGATTCAAGGTTGCCCTGGTCACCGATGGACGCATGTCGGGCGCTTCCGGCAAGGTTCCCGCCGCCATCCATGTTTCTCCTGAAGCGCTGGCCGGCGGCGCCCTTGCCCATGTGCGGGACGGCGATGTGCTGCGGCTGGACGCCGGCGCGGGCGAGCTCTGTGTGCTGGCCCCCGCGGACTGGGCACGGCGCGCAACGGCCCCTGTCGACATCAGCGGCCACCAGGCGGGATTCGGACGCGAGCTGTTCGCCTCCTTCCGCCTGCATGCCGACGCCGCCGAAGCCGGCGCGGGCACCTTCGGGCATCCGGACTGGTCCGGCCCGGATGAGGCCGCCGGACAACACGCCATGCCTGAACCACAATCCTTACCGTCTTATAGCGAGCAATGA
- a CDS encoding sugar kinase yields MSNALDVVTFGEAMMMLVADRPGPLEEAQAFYKRTAGAETNVAIGLARLGLNVGWASRLGADSPGRYLLAEMRREGIDCSHVFCDPTQRTAMQFKGRVTDGSDPPVEYHRKGSAASQMQVADIDEPWLVGARHLHSTGVFAAISDNCYQVSRKTMSLMRAAGKTVSFDPNLRPTLWPSADAMREGINALAYGADWVFPGLEEGRLLTGLQSPEDIARHYLQHGASLVVVKLGADGAYFDKGDEQAYVPGCPVEKVIDTVGAGDGFAVGVISALLAGLPLRRAVERGSWIGARAVQVLGDTEGLPTREELEQAGR; encoded by the coding sequence GTGAGCAATGCATTGGATGTGGTTACCTTCGGCGAGGCCATGATGATGCTGGTGGCGGATCGGCCGGGGCCGCTCGAAGAGGCGCAGGCTTTCTACAAGCGTACGGCCGGCGCCGAAACCAATGTGGCCATCGGCCTGGCGCGCCTGGGACTGAATGTGGGCTGGGCCAGCCGCCTGGGCGCCGATTCCCCCGGGCGCTATCTGCTGGCCGAGATGCGGCGCGAAGGCATCGATTGTTCGCACGTGTTCTGCGATCCGACGCAGCGCACGGCCATGCAGTTCAAGGGGCGCGTCACCGATGGCAGCGATCCTCCGGTGGAATACCATCGCAAGGGCTCCGCCGCCAGCCAGATGCAGGTGGCCGACATCGACGAGCCCTGGCTGGTGGGCGCGCGGCATCTGCACAGCACCGGCGTGTTCGCCGCCATATCCGACAACTGCTATCAGGTCTCGCGCAAGACCATGAGCCTGATGCGCGCGGCGGGCAAGACCGTGTCGTTCGACCCCAACCTGCGGCCCACCTTGTGGCCGTCGGCCGACGCCATGCGCGAGGGGATCAATGCGCTTGCCTACGGCGCCGACTGGGTGTTTCCGGGGCTCGAGGAAGGCCGCTTGCTGACGGGCCTGCAATCGCCCGAGGACATCGCGCGCCACTATCTCCAGCACGGCGCCAGCCTGGTCGTCGTCAAGCTGGGCGCCGACGGCGCGTACTTCGACAAGGGCGACGAACAGGCTTATGTGCCGGGCTGCCCGGTCGAGAAAGTGATCGACACCGTGGGCGCCGGCGACGGCTTCGCGGTGGGCGTCATCAGCGCCTTGCTGGCCGGCCTGCCGCTGCGGCGGGCGGTCGAGCGGGGCAGCTGGATAGGCGCGCGCGCGGTGCAGGTGCTGGGCGATACCGAGGGCCTGCCGACACGCGAGGAACTGGAGCAGGCCGGCCGCTGA
- a CDS encoding transporter substrate-binding domain-containing protein — translation MKKMRTLMGATLLAGCAALALGAQSAAAETIDQIKEKGELTIGMLVDFPPYGILNTENKPDGYDADVAKQLAKDLGVKVNIVPVTGPNRIPYLLTNKVDMLVASLAITPERAKQVQFSHPYSAAQIVVFGGKDAKIATAEDLAGKRIGVARASTQDIAVTKVAPKDANIRRFDDDASAMQALLSGQVDAIGCSTTVAAQIAKRSPDRFENKFVLLQQEMAVAMRPGEANTLKTINELVDKNIQNGEFSKLFQKWLGTPLPELKKS, via the coding sequence ATGAAGAAAATGCGCACGCTCATGGGCGCCACCCTGCTGGCTGGTTGCGCCGCGCTGGCGCTTGGCGCACAATCCGCCGCCGCGGAAACCATCGACCAGATCAAGGAAAAGGGCGAGCTCACTATCGGCATGCTCGTCGATTTCCCGCCCTACGGCATCCTGAACACCGAAAACAAGCCCGACGGCTACGATGCCGACGTGGCCAAGCAATTGGCCAAGGACCTGGGCGTGAAGGTGAACATCGTTCCCGTGACCGGCCCCAACCGCATTCCCTATCTGCTGACCAACAAGGTCGACATGCTGGTGGCTTCCCTGGCGATCACGCCCGAGCGCGCCAAGCAGGTCCAGTTCTCCCATCCTTATTCGGCGGCCCAGATCGTGGTGTTCGGCGGCAAGGACGCCAAGATCGCCACGGCGGAAGACCTGGCCGGCAAGCGTATCGGCGTGGCTCGCGCCAGCACCCAGGATATCGCCGTGACCAAGGTCGCGCCCAAGGACGCGAACATCCGCCGCTTCGATGACGATGCCTCGGCCATGCAGGCCCTGCTGTCGGGCCAGGTGGATGCCATCGGCTGCTCGACCACGGTGGCCGCGCAGATCGCCAAGCGTTCGCCGGACCGTTTCGAAAACAAGTTCGTCCTGCTGCAGCAGGAAATGGCGGTGGCCATGCGTCCGGGCGAAGCCAACACGCTCAAGACCATCAACGAGCTGGTCGACAAGAACATCCAGAACGGCGAGTTCAGCAAGCTGTTCCAGAAATGGCTGGGCACCCCCTTGCCCGAGCTGAAGAAATCCTGA
- the eda gene encoding bifunctional 4-hydroxy-2-oxoglutarate aldolase/2-dehydro-3-deoxy-phosphogluconate aldolase: MNALELLEQSPVMPVIVIKDIDTAVELAQALVAGGVRSLEITLRSDTALQAITLISQSVPDALVGVGTVRSAKQLEAAIAAGARFGVSPGLTAEIAQAARTSGIPFLPGIATASESMYAADQGFKVQKLFPAEAVGGVALLKALQGPLPDIVFCPTGGINAANAGQYLALSNVKCVGGSWLTPEAAVAGRQWDEITRLAQQACAIR, encoded by the coding sequence ATGAATGCACTTGAACTACTCGAACAGAGCCCCGTCATGCCGGTCATCGTCATCAAGGACATCGACACGGCCGTGGAACTGGCGCAGGCGCTGGTGGCGGGCGGCGTGCGCAGCCTGGAGATCACCTTGCGTTCCGACACCGCGCTGCAGGCCATCACGCTGATCAGCCAGTCGGTGCCCGATGCCCTGGTCGGCGTCGGCACGGTGCGCAGCGCCAAACAGCTCGAGGCCGCCATTGCCGCGGGCGCCCGCTTCGGGGTCAGCCCCGGCCTGACCGCCGAGATTGCGCAGGCGGCGCGGACGTCGGGCATCCCCTTCCTGCCGGGCATCGCCACGGCTTCCGAATCCATGTATGCGGCTGACCAGGGCTTCAAGGTGCAGAAGCTGTTCCCCGCCGAAGCGGTCGGCGGTGTCGCCCTGCTCAAGGCCCTGCAAGGCCCCCTGCCGGATATCGTGTTCTGCCCGACCGGCGGAATCAATGCCGCCAATGCCGGGCAATACCTGGCCTTGTCCAATGTGAAGTGCGTGGGGGGATCGTGGCTGACGCCCGAAGCGGCCGTGGCCGGCCGGCAATGGGATGAGATCACGCGCCTGGCGCAACAGGCTTGCGCGATCCGGTAA
- a CDS encoding sugar phosphate isomerase/epimerase family protein yields MNSTQQIIVSLSSFGASEVGRHGQAWFARLCHAAGADGVEVRGELLRDPDNELPELAAIVRETGLACFYSSPDMLWDADGRFSATALELGIARARVLGAPVLKMSIGGFNAASAAGLADVDARLRPQGLRLLIENDQTESAGTLPALQRFFGGLDAAGLSLDMTFDMGNWHWVGECPLQAAQALSPRVRYVHCKGVQRTPARWVAVPLEDSAAPWRAVFRAMPRGLPRAIEYPLIGDDLLAVTRKAVQKLRSLEDSL; encoded by the coding sequence ATGAATTCGACGCAGCAGATTATCGTGTCTTTATCATCCTTTGGCGCATCCGAAGTGGGGCGCCATGGGCAAGCCTGGTTTGCGCGGCTTTGCCATGCGGCCGGCGCCGACGGCGTGGAAGTGCGCGGCGAACTGCTGCGCGACCCCGACAATGAGTTGCCGGAACTCGCGGCCATCGTGCGCGAGACCGGCCTGGCCTGCTTCTATTCCAGTCCCGACATGCTGTGGGACGCCGATGGACGGTTTTCCGCCACGGCGCTCGAGCTGGGCATCGCGCGCGCCCGCGTGCTGGGCGCGCCTGTCTTGAAAATGTCCATAGGCGGATTCAATGCCGCCTCCGCGGCCGGCCTGGCAGACGTGGATGCACGCTTGCGCCCCCAGGGCCTGCGCCTTCTTATCGAGAACGACCAGACCGAAAGCGCGGGAACCCTGCCGGCCTTGCAGCGCTTCTTCGGCGGCCTGGACGCCGCCGGGCTTTCCCTGGACATGACGTTCGACATGGGCAACTGGCACTGGGTGGGCGAATGCCCGCTGCAGGCCGCGCAGGCGCTTTCGCCCCGTGTCCGGTACGTGCATTGCAAAGGCGTGCAGCGCACCCCGGCGCGCTGGGTCGCCGTGCCCCTGGAGGATTCGGCCGCGCCCTGGCGCGCCGTTTTCCGCGCCATGCCGCGCGGCCTGCCCCGCGCCATCGAATACCCGCTGATCGGCGACGATCTCTTGGCCGTTACGCGCAAGGCCGTACAAAAATTGAGAAGTCTGGAGGACAGCTTGTGA
- a CDS encoding amino acid ABC transporter ATP-binding protein: protein MTDRPSTPAVDPERPAQGGTIIQIEALNKWYDAFHVLTDIDLTVAAGERIVICGPSGSGKSTLIRCINGLEKAQKGRIVVDGIDLTAKAGNIDAVRQEVGMVFQQFNLFPHMTVLQNCMLAPMRSRGIGKAEAEALAMKYLTRVRIGDQALKYPSQLSGGQQQRVAIARALCMTPKVMLFDEPTSALDPEMVKEVLDTMIGLADDGMTMLCVTHEMGFARSVANRVIFMADGKIVEQATPELFFSNPREEKTRNFLGQILNH, encoded by the coding sequence ATGACCGACAGACCAAGCACGCCGGCTGTCGATCCGGAGCGTCCCGCCCAGGGCGGGACGATTATCCAGATCGAAGCGCTGAATAAATGGTATGACGCCTTCCACGTCCTCACCGACATCGACCTGACCGTGGCCGCGGGCGAACGCATCGTCATCTGCGGCCCGTCGGGCTCGGGCAAGTCCACGCTGATCCGCTGCATCAACGGCCTGGAAAAGGCCCAGAAAGGCCGCATCGTAGTGGACGGCATCGACCTGACCGCCAAGGCGGGCAACATCGACGCCGTGCGCCAGGAAGTGGGCATGGTGTTCCAGCAATTCAACTTGTTCCCGCACATGACGGTGCTGCAGAACTGCATGCTGGCGCCCATGCGCTCGCGCGGCATCGGCAAGGCCGAGGCCGAGGCGCTGGCCATGAAATACCTGACGCGGGTGCGCATCGGCGATCAGGCGCTCAAGTACCCCAGCCAGTTATCGGGCGGGCAGCAGCAGCGCGTGGCGATTGCGCGGGCGTTGTGCATGACGCCCAAGGTCATGCTGTTCGACGAGCCCACCTCGGCGCTGGACCCGGAAATGGTCAAGGAAGTGCTGGACACCATGATAGGGCTGGCCGACGACGGCATGACCATGCTGTGCGTGACCCACGAAATGGGCTTCGCCCGCAGCGTGGCCAACCGCGTGATCTTCATGGCCGACGGAAAGATTGTGGAGCAGGCCACGCCGGAGCTGTTCTTCAGCAATCCGCGGGAAGAGAAAACCCGCAACTTCCTGGGCCAGATCCTGAATCACTAG